From the Pseudomonas baltica genome, one window contains:
- a CDS encoding DUF4124 domain-containing protein: MMRTALSALLCLLLTVASGVSAEVYTYTDAQGNQVFTDQPRKNAKRVPLPPSNNLNQTPLTVKKSPATPAKKAPLKVVTHYDMLRILAPEPDGTVNQSSGELVVTVTSDPALYEGDQYQILLDGNPVGSPGTSPVIMIKPVDRGLHQLAAQIIDSDGETVERTAPQKLNMQRISLAQKRRNDPCEAADWGVRPECPLSAKPCEKDDYGVRPQCPLSMKPTDS; this comes from the coding sequence ATGATGCGCACTGCCCTTTCGGCGCTGCTCTGCCTGTTGCTGACCGTGGCCAGCGGCGTCAGCGCCGAGGTCTACACCTACACCGACGCCCAGGGCAATCAGGTGTTCACCGACCAGCCGCGCAAGAACGCCAAGCGTGTGCCGTTACCGCCCAGCAACAACCTCAACCAGACCCCGCTCACGGTAAAAAAGAGCCCGGCAACGCCTGCCAAAAAAGCCCCATTAAAAGTGGTGACGCACTACGACATGCTGCGCATCCTTGCACCGGAGCCCGATGGAACGGTCAACCAGAGCAGCGGCGAACTGGTAGTGACCGTCACCAGCGATCCGGCGTTGTATGAGGGCGACCAGTACCAGATCCTGCTGGATGGCAATCCTGTCGGCTCACCCGGCACCAGCCCGGTGATCATGATCAAGCCCGTGGACCGCGGCCTGCACCAACTGGCCGCGCAAATCATCGACAGCGACGGCGAGACCGTCGAGCGCACGGCACCTCAGAAGCTCAACATGCAACGCATCTCCCTGGCGCAAAAACGCCGCAACGATCCCTGCGAGGCGGCAGACTGGGGTGTGCGCCCCGAATGCCCGCTGTCGGCCAAGCCGTGCGAGAAGGACGACTATGGCGTCCGGCCGCAATGCCCACTGTCGATGAAGCCAACGGACAGCTGA
- the glnA gene encoding glutamate--ammonia ligase: protein MSKSVQLIKDHDVKWIDLRFTDTKGKQQHVTMPARDALDDDFFEVGKMFDGSSIAGWKGIEASDMILLPDDETAVLDPFTEEPTLILVCDVIEPSTMQGYDRDPRAIAHRAEAYLKTTGIGDTVFVGPEPEFFIFDEVKFKSDISGSMFKIFSEQAAWMTDGDVDGGNKGHRPGIKGGYFPLPPVDHDHEIRTAMCNALEEMGQFVEVHHHEVATAGQNEIGVRFNTLVKKADEVQTLKYCVHNVADAYGRTATFMPKPLYGDNGSGMHVHMSISKDGKNTFAGEGYAGLSDTALFFIGGIIKHGKALNGFTNPATNSYKRLVPGFEAPVMLAYSARNRSASIRIPYVSSPKGRRIEARFPDPAANPYLAFAALLMAGLDGIQNKIHPGDAADKNLYDLPPEEAAEIPQVCGSLKEALEELDKGRAFLTKGGVFSDDFIDAYIELKSEEEIKVRTFVHPLEYDLYYSV, encoded by the coding sequence ATGTCGAAGTCGGTTCAACTCATCAAAGATCATGACGTTAAGTGGATTGATCTGCGCTTCACTGACACTAAAGGCAAGCAGCAGCACGTCACCATGCCAGCGCGTGATGCACTGGATGACGACTTCTTCGAAGTCGGCAAGATGTTCGACGGCTCCTCCATTGCTGGCTGGAAAGGCATCGAAGCGTCCGACATGATCCTGCTGCCGGACGACGAAACTGCCGTTCTGGATCCGTTCACCGAAGAACCGACTCTGATCCTCGTCTGCGACGTTATCGAACCGTCGACCATGCAAGGCTACGACCGCGACCCGCGTGCAATCGCTCACCGCGCCGAAGCCTACCTGAAGACCACCGGTATTGGTGACACTGTATTCGTCGGCCCTGAACCAGAATTCTTCATCTTCGACGAAGTGAAATTCAAGTCCGACATCTCCGGCTCCATGTTCAAGATCTTCTCTGAACAAGCCGCCTGGATGACCGACGGCGACGTCGACGGCGGCAACAAAGGCCACCGTCCTGGCATCAAAGGCGGCTACTTCCCGCTGCCACCGGTCGACCACGACCACGAAATCCGTACTGCCATGTGCAACGCACTGGAAGAAATGGGCCAGTTCGTCGAAGTTCACCACCACGAAGTTGCGACCGCCGGCCAGAACGAAATCGGCGTGCGCTTCAACACCCTGGTGAAAAAAGCCGACGAAGTTCAAACCCTGAAGTACTGCGTGCACAACGTTGCCGACGCTTACGGCCGCACCGCTACCTTCATGCCCAAGCCTCTGTACGGCGATAACGGTTCGGGTATGCACGTTCACATGTCCATCTCCAAAGATGGCAAGAACACCTTCGCTGGCGAAGGCTATGCCGGCCTGTCCGACACCGCCCTGTTCTTCATCGGCGGCATCATCAAGCACGGTAAGGCACTGAACGGCTTCACCAACCCGGCTACCAACTCCTACAAGCGTCTGGTACCAGGTTTCGAAGCACCAGTGATGCTGGCCTACTCGGCTCGCAACCGTTCCGCTTCGATCCGCATTCCTTACGTCTCCAGCCCTAAAGGCCGTCGTATCGAAGCACGCTTCCCGGATCCGGCTGCCAACCCGTACCTGGCATTCGCAGCACTGCTGATGGCCGGCCTGGACGGTATCCAGAACAAGATCCACCCTGGCGATGCAGCCGACAAGAACCTGTATGACCTGCCGCCAGAAGAAGCAGCAGAGATCCCACAAGTTTGCGGCAGCCTGAAAGAAGCACTGGAAGAACTGGACAAAGGCCGCGCGTTCCTGACCAAGGGCGGCGTGTTCAGCGACGACTTCATCGATGCCTACATCGAGCTGAAGAGCGAAGAAGAAATCAAGGTCCGCACTTTCGTGCACCCTCTGGAATACGACCTGTACTACAGCGTCTAA
- the glnL gene encoding nitrogen regulation protein NR(II), translated as MTISDALHRLLLDNLTTATILLNADLRLEYMNPAAEMLLAISGQRSHGQFISELFTESAEALSSLRQAVEKAHPFTKREAMLTALTGQTLTVDYAVTPILSQGATLLLLEVHPRDRLLRITKEEAQLSKQETTKMLVRGLAHEIKNPLGGIRGAAQLLARELPEESLKDYTNVIIEEADRLRNLVDRMLGSNKLPSLAMTNIHEVLERVCSLVDAETQGGITLVRDYDPSIPDVLIDREQMIQAVLNIVRNAMQAISGQNELRLGRISLRTRAMRQFTIGHTRHRLVSKIEIIDNGPGIPAELQETIFYPMVSGRPDGTGLGLAITQNIISQHQGLIECESHPGHTTFSIFLPLEQGAASS; from the coding sequence ATGACCATCAGTGATGCACTGCACAGACTGTTACTCGACAACCTCACCACTGCCACTATTCTGCTCAACGCCGATCTGCGCCTTGAGTACATGAACCCGGCAGCCGAAATGCTGCTGGCCATCAGCGGCCAGCGCAGCCATGGGCAATTCATCAGCGAACTGTTCACCGAGTCGGCCGAAGCCCTGAGCTCCTTGCGCCAGGCGGTCGAGAAAGCCCACCCCTTCACCAAGCGCGAAGCGATGCTCACCGCGCTGACCGGCCAGACCCTGACCGTCGACTACGCCGTGACCCCGATCCTCAGCCAAGGCGCGACCTTGCTGCTGCTCGAAGTCCACCCGCGCGACCGGCTGCTGCGCATCACCAAAGAGGAAGCGCAGCTGTCCAAGCAGGAAACCACCAAGATGCTGGTGCGCGGCCTGGCCCACGAAATCAAGAATCCACTGGGCGGCATTCGCGGCGCGGCGCAGTTGCTGGCCCGCGAGCTGCCCGAAGAAAGCCTCAAGGACTACACCAACGTCATCATCGAAGAGGCCGACCGCCTGCGCAATCTGGTCGACCGCATGCTCGGTTCGAACAAGCTGCCGTCGCTGGCGATGACCAACATCCACGAGGTGCTGGAGCGCGTCTGCAGCCTGGTCGACGCCGAAACCCAGGGTGGCATCACCTTGGTGCGCGACTATGATCCCAGCATCCCGGACGTATTGATCGACCGTGAACAGATGATCCAGGCCGTGCTCAACATCGTGCGCAACGCCATGCAAGCCATCAGTGGCCAGAACGAGTTGCGCCTGGGCCGCATCAGCCTGCGCACCCGCGCCATGCGTCAGTTCACCATTGGCCATACGCGCCACCGCCTGGTGAGCAAGATCGAGATCATCGACAACGGTCCCGGCATTCCTGCCGAACTACAGGAAACAATCTTCTATCCAATGGTCAGCGGCAGGCCCGACGGTACCGGTCTCGGGCTGGCCATTACCCAGAACATCATCAGTCAGCATCAAGGGTTGATCGAGTGTGAAAGCCATCCTGGCCACACCACATTTTCGATCTTCCTGCCGCTGGAACAAGGAGCCGCTTCGTCATGA
- the thiI gene encoding tRNA uracil 4-sulfurtransferase ThiI, with the protein MKLIVKVFPEITIKSPPVRKRFIRQLARNIRLVVRDLDPQLVVNGVWDNLEVETRVEDPKVLREITERLSCTPGIAHFLHVNEYPLGDFDDIVAKCKTHFGDQLPGKIFSIRCKRAGKHSFTSMDVERHVGSQLRRECGAAGIDLKKPDVVVRLEIRDKRLFVIHGQHNSVGGFPLGALEQTMVLMSGGFDSTVAAYQMMRRGMMTHFCFFNLGGRAHELGVMEVAHFLWKKYGSSHRVLFISVPFEEVVGEILGKVDNSHMGVILKRMMLRAATHFAEQLQINALVTGEAISQVSSQTLPNLSAIDRATEMLVLRPLLASHKQDIIDQAVEIGTADFARHMPEYCGVISVNPTTNAKLPRVVHEEQKFDMAILERALERARLVSIDNVIDELGQDIDVEEVANITAGQVVIDIRHPDAQEDQPLELDGIEVQALPFYALNNRFKELDITRQYLLYCDKGVMSRLHAHHLLSEGHANVRVYRPS; encoded by the coding sequence ATGAAACTAATCGTAAAAGTCTTCCCAGAGATCACCATCAAAAGCCCGCCTGTGCGCAAGCGATTCATTCGCCAGCTGGCGCGCAACATCCGGCTGGTTGTCCGCGATCTGGACCCACAGCTGGTGGTCAACGGTGTCTGGGACAATCTCGAAGTCGAGACCCGTGTGGAAGACCCGAAGGTGTTGCGTGAAATTACCGAGCGCCTGAGCTGCACACCGGGCATCGCGCACTTTTTGCATGTCAACGAGTACCCGCTGGGCGATTTCGACGACATCGTCGCCAAGTGCAAGACCCATTTCGGCGACCAGCTGCCTGGCAAGATCTTTTCGATCCGCTGCAAGCGTGCCGGCAAGCATAGTTTCACCTCGATGGATGTCGAGCGTCATGTCGGCAGCCAGCTGCGCCGTGAATGCGGGGCCGCCGGTATCGATCTGAAAAAGCCCGACGTGGTGGTACGCCTCGAAATTCGCGACAAGCGTCTGTTCGTCATCCACGGTCAGCACAATAGCGTCGGCGGTTTTCCGCTGGGCGCGCTGGAGCAGACCATGGTGCTGATGTCCGGCGGCTTCGATTCCACCGTGGCCGCCTATCAGATGATGCGCCGCGGCATGATGACCCACTTCTGTTTCTTCAATCTGGGCGGCAGGGCCCACGAATTGGGGGTCATGGAGGTCGCGCACTTCCTCTGGAAGAAGTACGGCAGCTCCCATAGGGTGCTCTTTATCAGCGTTCCTTTCGAGGAAGTCGTCGGCGAAATTCTCGGAAAAGTCGACAACAGTCACATGGGCGTCATTCTCAAGCGTATGATGTTGCGCGCAGCCACGCATTTCGCCGAGCAATTGCAGATCAATGCGCTGGTGACCGGAGAGGCGATTTCCCAGGTGTCGAGCCAGACCCTGCCCAACCTCTCTGCCATCGATCGGGCGACCGAGATGCTGGTGTTGCGGCCGCTGCTGGCCAGTCACAAGCAGGACATCATCGACCAGGCGGTCGAGATTGGTACTGCAGATTTCGCCCGGCACATGCCGGAATATTGTGGGGTGATTTCGGTCAACCCCACCACCAACGCCAAGCTGCCGCGTGTGGTTCATGAAGAACAGAAGTTCGACATGGCCATCCTGGAGCGGGCGTTGGAGCGCGCCCGACTGGTGTCGATCGATAATGTGATCGACGAGTTGGGCCAGGACATCGATGTCGAAGAGGTCGCCAACATCACGGCGGGCCAGGTCGTCATCGATATCCGCCACCCCGATGCCCAGGAAGACCAGCCGCTCGAGCTGGACGGCATTGAGGTTCAGGCGCTGCCTTTTTATGCCCTGAACAACCGTTTCAAGGAACTGGATATCACTCGCCAGTACCTGCTGTATTGCGACAAAGGCGTCATGAGTCGCCTGCATGCTCACCATTTGCTCAGTGAGGGGCATGCCAATGTGCGCGTTTATCGACCGAGCTAA
- a CDS encoding chorismate mutase encodes MPRFHILPLLLCAIAACTQANAAPAPASLDPLMQSIQQRLAIADQVALSKWDSRKAVEDRPREQTVIATAVDLAPQYQLDGALVGQFFAAQIEANKLRQYALLSRWTLAGAAPDSPRPDLVGTIRPQLDVLQKRLLQQLAAFAVSRADPQCPQWLATATHKAAGDELQRLALIRATAELCARP; translated from the coding sequence ATGCCCAGATTCCACATCCTGCCGCTGCTCCTGTGCGCCATCGCCGCCTGCACCCAAGCCAACGCGGCTCCGGCCCCGGCCAGCCTCGACCCGCTGATGCAGAGCATCCAGCAGCGCCTGGCCATCGCCGATCAAGTGGCCCTGAGCAAATGGGACAGCCGCAAGGCCGTCGAAGATCGCCCTCGCGAGCAGACGGTCATCGCCACTGCTGTAGACCTGGCGCCGCAGTACCAACTGGACGGTGCACTGGTCGGACAATTTTTCGCCGCCCAGATAGAAGCCAACAAACTGCGTCAATACGCGTTGCTGTCGCGCTGGACACTGGCAGGCGCCGCGCCGGATTCGCCTCGCCCTGACCTGGTCGGCACCATTCGTCCGCAACTCGACGTCCTGCAAAAGCGCTTGCTGCAGCAACTCGCGGCATTCGCTGTGTCGCGCGCCGATCCGCAATGCCCGCAGTGGCTGGCGACAGCGACGCACAAGGCCGCTGGCGATGAGCTGCAGCGCCTGGCCCTGATCCGCGCCACCGCCGAGCTTTGCGCGCGGCCCTGA
- the typA gene encoding translational GTPase TypA — protein sequence MIENLRNIAIIAHVDHGKTTLVDKLLRQSGTLERNELNDERVMDSNDQEKERGITILAKNTAINWNGYHINIVDTPGHADFGGEVERVMSMVDSVLLLVDAQDGPMPQTRFVTKKAFEAGLRPIVCINKVDRPGARPDWVLDQIFDLFDNLGATEEQLDFKVVYASALNGIAGLDHTDMAEDMTPLYQSIVDNVPAPKVDRDGPFQMQISALDYNSFLGIIGVGRIARGRVKPNTPVVAIGADGKKRNGRILKLMGHHGLHRIDVEEASAGDIVCISGMDSLFISDTLCDPLNVEAMKPLTVDEPTVSMTFQVNDSPFCGKEGKFVTSRNIKDRLDKELLYNVALRVEEGDSADKFKVSGRGELHLSVLIETMRREGFEMGVGRPEVIIRVVDGNKHEPFENVTIDTPEDSQGKVMEEMGLRKGDLTNMVPDGKGRVRLEYNIPARGLIGFRNQFLTLTNGAGILTSIFDRYDVMKSGHMSGRQNGVLVSVETGKALTYSLETLQARGKLFVEHGQEIYNGQIVGLNSRDTDMGVNPTKGKKLDNMRASGKDETIALVPPVKFTLEQALEFIQDDELCEVTPKSIRLRKKILDEGERTRAAKKAKN from the coding sequence GTGATCGAGAATCTACGTAACATCGCCATCATCGCCCACGTTGACCATGGTAAAACCACCCTGGTCGACAAACTCCTGCGTCAGTCCGGCACTCTGGAGCGCAACGAGCTCAACGACGAGCGCGTGATGGACTCCAACGACCAGGAAAAAGAGCGCGGTATTACCATTCTGGCGAAAAACACCGCCATCAACTGGAACGGCTACCACATCAACATCGTGGACACCCCGGGCCACGCCGACTTCGGTGGTGAAGTAGAGCGCGTGATGTCGATGGTCGACTCCGTGCTGCTGCTGGTCGACGCTCAAGACGGCCCTATGCCGCAAACCCGTTTCGTGACCAAGAAGGCTTTCGAAGCCGGCCTGCGTCCGATCGTGTGCATCAACAAGGTCGACCGTCCAGGCGCGCGTCCTGATTGGGTTCTGGACCAGATCTTCGATCTGTTCGACAACCTCGGTGCCACCGAAGAACAGCTGGACTTCAAAGTCGTCTACGCCTCGGCCCTGAACGGCATTGCCGGTCTGGACCACACCGACATGGCTGAAGACATGACCCCGCTGTACCAGTCGATCGTCGACAACGTACCAGCGCCGAAAGTCGACCGCGATGGTCCGTTCCAGATGCAAATCTCGGCACTGGACTACAACAGCTTCCTGGGCATCATCGGCGTTGGCCGTATCGCTCGTGGCCGCGTCAAGCCGAACACGCCAGTCGTGGCCATCGGTGCCGACGGCAAAAAGCGCAACGGTCGTATCCTCAAGCTGATGGGTCACCACGGTCTGCACCGTATCGACGTCGAAGAAGCTTCGGCCGGCGACATCGTCTGCATCAGCGGCATGGACTCGCTGTTCATCTCCGACACCCTGTGCGATCCGCTGAACGTTGAAGCGATGAAGCCGTTGACCGTCGACGAGCCAACCGTTTCCATGACCTTCCAGGTAAACGACTCGCCTTTCTGCGGTAAAGAAGGCAAGTTCGTCACCAGCCGTAACATCAAGGACCGTCTGGACAAAGAGCTGCTCTACAACGTTGCTCTGCGCGTTGAAGAAGGCGACTCGGCCGACAAGTTCAAGGTCTCGGGCCGTGGTGAGCTGCACCTCTCGGTACTGATCGAAACCATGCGTCGCGAAGGCTTCGAAATGGGTGTCGGTCGTCCGGAAGTGATCATCCGCGTCGTCGACGGCAACAAGCACGAACCGTTCGAAAACGTCACCATCGACACCCCTGAAGATTCCCAGGGCAAGGTCATGGAAGAGATGGGCCTGCGTAAGGGCGACCTGACCAACATGGTGCCGGATGGCAAAGGCCGTGTTCGTCTGGAATACAACATCCCTGCTCGTGGTCTGATCGGTTTCCGTAACCAGTTCCTGACCCTGACCAACGGTGCTGGCATCCTGACCTCGATCTTTGATCGCTACGACGTCATGAAGTCGGGCCACATGTCCGGCCGTCAGAACGGCGTACTGGTTTCGGTAGAGACCGGCAAGGCTCTGACCTACTCCCTGGAAACCCTGCAGGCGCGCGGCAAGCTGTTCGTCGAGCACGGTCAGGAGATCTACAACGGTCAGATCGTTGGCTTGAACAGCCGCGACACCGATATGGGCGTCAACCCTACCAAGGGCAAGAAGCTCGACAACATGCGTGCTTCGGGTAAAGACGAAACCATCGCTCTGGTTCCACCGGTGAAGTTCACCCTGGAACAAGCTCTGGAATTCATCCAGGACGACGAGCTGTGCGAAGTCACGCCTAAGTCGATCCGTCTGCGTAAGAAGATCCTGGACGAAGGCGAGCGTACCCGCGCTGCCAAGAAAGCCAAGAACTGA
- a CDS encoding cupin domain-containing protein, with protein MLRPITCLASALAMLFAASQASAGQPAGVQSSVLVKSEASWEGTSYAAYPAGAPELSVIKITIPANTSLAWHKHPMPNAAYVLSGELTVETQDGKQRKVLGQGEALAEMVERHHRGTSGATPTELIVFYAGSKDMPLSVPVPE; from the coding sequence ATGTTGCGTCCCATCACCTGCCTCGCTTCAGCCCTTGCAATGCTTTTCGCGGCTTCTCAAGCCAGCGCCGGTCAACCGGCCGGAGTGCAATCCTCAGTCCTGGTCAAGAGCGAGGCCTCTTGGGAGGGCACGTCCTACGCCGCCTACCCTGCCGGAGCGCCCGAGCTCTCGGTGATCAAAATAACTATTCCTGCTAACACCTCGCTCGCCTGGCACAAGCATCCGATGCCTAATGCAGCGTATGTCCTGTCCGGAGAATTGACCGTCGAAACCCAGGACGGCAAGCAGCGCAAGGTACTGGGCCAAGGCGAAGCACTGGCAGAGATGGTTGAACGCCATCACCGCGGCACTTCAGGCGCGACACCCACCGAGCTGATCGTCTTCTATGCCGGCAGCAAGGATATGCCGCTGTCGGTTCCTGTACCCGAGTAA
- a CDS encoding MFS transporter yields the protein MNHNTALPATAARSREAGLDTLATYRKIAWRLLPFLVFLFILAWIDRVNVGFAKLAMLGDLGFSEAVYGVGAGIFFIGYFIFEVPSNLLLEKIGARKTLARITILWGLTSMAMAYVESAWSFYLLRFLLGMFEAGFFPGIVLYLTYWFPAAQRAKINGLFMTSFAIAGVVGGPIAGLIMSRMVGVGSLANWQWLFILEGIPSVLAGLAILRYLPEKPINAKWLSASERELVSSTIAREESAPGKHTQLSALVRNPRIWLCTAVYFCIVAGNATIAFWTPSVIKSLGISDTLNIGLLSAIPFIVGTLAMIWNGQHSDKTAERRLHCASAALLAGLGLIATGLLLGNATLALMALTVAAAGILAAFPVFWSIPSAFLAGTAAAGGIALINCIGNLAGFVAPYMIGWLRTLTGSLAAGLYFVAALEIIAALLVFCLLKDGGKTIHR from the coding sequence ATGAACCACAACACAGCGCTGCCCGCCACGGCGGCACGCTCACGTGAGGCCGGGCTCGATACCCTCGCGACCTACCGCAAGATCGCCTGGCGCCTGCTGCCGTTTCTGGTGTTCCTGTTCATTCTCGCCTGGATCGACCGGGTCAACGTCGGCTTCGCCAAGCTGGCGATGCTCGGCGACCTGGGCTTCAGTGAAGCGGTGTATGGCGTGGGCGCCGGGATCTTCTTCATCGGCTATTTCATCTTCGAAGTACCTAGCAACCTGCTGCTGGAAAAGATCGGTGCGCGCAAGACCCTCGCCCGCATCACCATCCTCTGGGGCCTGACGTCCATGGCCATGGCCTATGTCGAGAGCGCCTGGTCGTTTTATCTGCTGCGCTTTTTGCTGGGCATGTTCGAGGCGGGGTTCTTTCCAGGCATCGTGCTGTACCTGACCTACTGGTTCCCGGCAGCGCAACGGGCAAAGATCAACGGCCTGTTCATGACTTCGTTCGCGATTGCCGGTGTGGTCGGTGGGCCGATCGCAGGCTTGATCATGAGCCGTATGGTCGGCGTCGGCAGCCTGGCCAACTGGCAATGGCTGTTCATTCTGGAGGGTATTCCTTCGGTGTTGGCGGGCTTGGCCATTTTGCGTTACTTGCCGGAAAAACCGATCAATGCGAAGTGGCTGAGCGCCAGCGAACGCGAGCTGGTCAGCAGCACAATCGCCCGCGAAGAGTCGGCGCCGGGCAAACACACGCAGCTGTCGGCGCTGGTGCGCAATCCACGCATCTGGCTGTGCACGGCGGTGTACTTCTGCATCGTCGCCGGCAACGCCACCATCGCGTTCTGGACGCCGTCGGTGATCAAGTCGCTGGGCATCAGCGACACCCTCAACATCGGCCTGCTCTCGGCCATCCCGTTCATCGTCGGCACCTTGGCGATGATCTGGAACGGCCAGCACTCGGACAAGACCGCCGAACGCCGGCTGCACTGTGCCAGTGCCGCGCTGCTGGCGGGGCTGGGATTGATCGCCACGGGCCTGCTGCTCGGCAATGCCACCCTGGCGCTAATGGCCCTGACCGTCGCGGCGGCCGGCATCCTGGCGGCCTTCCCGGTATTCTGGTCGATCCCCAGTGCCTTCCTGGCAGGGACTGCAGCCGCAGGCGGGATTGCGCTGATCAACTGCATCGGCAACCTGGCAGGCTTCGTGGCGCCGTACATGATTGGCTGGTTGCGCACCCTGACCGGCAGCCTGGCGGCTGGCTTGTACTTTGTGGCGGCACTGGAAATCATCGCGGCGCTGCTGGTGTTCTGTTTGCTCAAGGATGGCGGCAAGACGATCCATCGCTAA
- the ntrC gene encoding nitrogen regulation protein NR(I), whose amino-acid sequence MSRSETVWIVDDDRSIRWVLEKALQQEGMTTQSFDSADGVMSRLARQQPDVIISDIRMPGASGLDLLARIREQHPRLPVIIMTAHSDLDSAVASYQGGAFEYLPKPFDVDEAVSLVKRANQHAQEQQGLAEVPALTRTPEIIGEAPAMQEVFRAIGRLSHSNITVLINGESGTGKELVAHALHRHSPRAASPFIALNMAAIPKDLMESELFGHEKGAFTGAANLRRGRFEQADGGTLFLDEIGDMPADTQTRLLRVLADGEFYRVGGHTPVKVDVRIIAATHQNLETLVHAGKFREDLFHRLNVIRIHIPRLSDRREDIPTLAKHFLSRAAQELAVEPKLLKSETEEYLKNLPWGGNVRQLENTCRWITVMASGREVHVSDLPPELLSLPQDSAPVTNWEQALRQWADQALARGQSSLLDSAVPSFERIMIETALKHTAGRRRDAAVLLGWGRNTLTRKIKELGMKIDGGDEDDGDDA is encoded by the coding sequence ATGAGCCGTAGTGAAACTGTCTGGATCGTCGATGACGACCGTTCCATCCGCTGGGTGCTGGAAAAAGCCTTGCAGCAAGAAGGCATGACCACACAGAGTTTCGACAGTGCCGACGGCGTCATGAGTCGCCTGGCTCGCCAGCAACCTGATGTGATCATCTCCGATATCCGCATGCCTGGCGCCAGTGGCCTGGACTTGCTGGCGCGCATCCGCGAGCAGCATCCGCGCCTGCCGGTGATCATCATGACCGCGCATTCGGACCTCGACAGCGCCGTGGCGTCGTACCAGGGCGGTGCGTTCGAGTATCTGCCCAAGCCGTTCGACGTCGACGAGGCGGTGTCGCTGGTCAAGCGTGCCAACCAGCATGCCCAGGAACAGCAAGGCCTGGCCGAAGTGCCGGCCCTGACGCGCACCCCGGAAATCATCGGCGAAGCGCCGGCGATGCAGGAAGTCTTTCGCGCCATCGGCCGCCTCAGCCACTCCAACATCACCGTGTTGATCAACGGCGAGTCGGGTACTGGTAAAGAGCTGGTGGCGCACGCACTGCACCGCCACAGCCCGCGGGCGGCTTCGCCGTTCATTGCCTTGAACATGGCGGCGATCCCCAAGGACTTGATGGAGTCCGAGCTGTTCGGCCATGAAAAAGGCGCGTTCACGGGGGCAGCCAACCTGCGCCGTGGCCGCTTCGAACAAGCCGATGGCGGCACGCTGTTCCTCGACGAGATCGGCGACATGCCGGCCGACACCCAGACGCGACTGTTGCGCGTGCTGGCCGATGGCGAGTTCTATCGAGTGGGCGGACATACGCCGGTCAAGGTCGATGTGCGCATCATCGCCGCCACGCACCAGAACCTCGAAACCCTGGTGCATGCCGGCAAGTTCCGCGAAGACTTGTTCCACCGCCTCAATGTCATTCGCATTCATATCCCGCGCCTGTCGGACCGTCGCGAAGACATCCCGACGCTGGCCAAGCACTTCCTCAGCCGCGCCGCGCAAGAACTGGCGGTCGAGCCCAAGCTGCTCAAGAGCGAGACCGAGGAATACCTGAAGAACCTGCCGTGGGGCGGCAACGTGCGCCAGCTGGAGAACACGTGCCGCTGGATCACGGTGATGGCGTCTGGCCGTGAAGTGCACGTCAGCGACCTGCCGCCAGAGTTGCTGAGCTTGCCGCAGGACAGCGCGCCGGTGACCAATTGGGAGCAAGCGCTGCGTCAGTGGGCCGATCAGGCCCTGGCGCGTGGGCAGTCGAGCCTGCTGGACAGCGCGGTGCCGAGCTTCGAGCGGATCATGATCGAAACCGCGCTCAAGCACACCGCCGGGCGTCGCCGTGATGCCGCAGTGCTGCTGGGCTGGGGCCGCAACACCTTGACGCGAAAGATCAAGGAGCTGGGCATGAAGATCGATGGTGGCGATGAGGATGATGGCGACGACGCCTAA
- a CDS encoding DUF4124 domain-containing protein — MRSCIICLLLVVAVPASAQIYKYTDANGNTAYSSQKPEGIKAETVELPPLNSIESQPRTAPGATRQTLPVVPQQPPYAVLELTGLPTEEALRANGGSFTVGVHLEPKLFGDDLLQLVLDGQPYGQPSNVPFMQLVDIDRGDHSLAVQVLNNGTVLQTSATQTFTVQRISVNSPARPKP; from the coding sequence ATGCGTTCATGCATTATCTGTCTGCTGCTGGTGGTTGCTGTCCCGGCCTCGGCGCAGATCTACAAGTACACCGATGCCAACGGCAATACGGCCTATAGCAGCCAGAAGCCCGAGGGCATCAAGGCCGAGACCGTCGAGCTACCGCCGCTCAACAGCATCGAGAGCCAGCCGCGCACTGCACCTGGCGCCACCCGACAAACTCTTCCCGTCGTGCCACAGCAACCGCCCTATGCGGTGCTGGAGCTGACCGGCCTGCCCACCGAAGAAGCCCTGCGCGCCAACGGCGGCAGCTTCACGGTGGGCGTGCACCTGGAACCCAAACTGTTCGGCGACGATCTGCTGCAGCTGGTGCTCGACGGGCAGCCCTATGGCCAACCCAGCAATGTCCCCTTCATGCAGTTGGTAGACATCGACCGCGGCGATCACAGCCTTGCGGTGCAGGTGCTCAACAATGGCACGGTCCTGCAGACCAGCGCCACGCAGACCTTCACGGTGCAGCGCATCAGCGTCAACTCGCCGGCTCGGCCCAAGCCATGA